A window from Drosophila nasuta strain 15112-1781.00 chromosome 3, ASM2355853v1, whole genome shotgun sequence encodes these proteins:
- the LOC132792212 gene encoding uncharacterized protein LOC132792212 isoform X2, with translation MQNSKPDSSTPTAIKAPLRSASKISLLSKKNVAVRSPRDSSSLGRGAIDCTSSTSVCSRRTDLHSEDSTAKLKNKFTQPRTNKITELRLKRLQNAMNNDGQPPVASPRAKRKETNPITPAPTTLPDPEVGDSPTPKPPLPTNAAPSTPASSPPTPQLESMVNKLADLQSEFLQQVKNLKEESQPISFKFVTMVRNEQCQLVFNKDDLLSLPKNIPAESVGDLKSFCRKSFEDTMQSMFEDLHKDMTGSAANLEQLRNKIQKNLQSKVELINAELSKLCCAKDKADASSILQSNENDIFKIEKLKVIVSKLESDLRDVRRNRDELKKSLDVIQKKNKELAIELADQNFKGIEKSVEIEDLRKEMKQLMNTNNIMQQRLKDNETTLEQSKEINSSQIADLKKQLDNALTAKTTLDQSNELTCRQIELKKQWNNALAAKQTVETRLEELTKNLAVKDQKLSEMQKQLVELEQYKDWQSVQSDQSSNHEADLAQINELKSKLVVAQHQLSTQTKDEHTLRAQLTQKQKQLGEMELKVTQLEESVVHHRKMNDVRRERIVHLDQEIKQREKEHIRKLDEIMAQSNEKSTIIAQINNELSATNEQFQNLCSTLGTKQMKLHRQEHVIKLLEESNERSVRLHTKLGEKNALLKDELEHLRRTVNNLMLGSDATDADAKNK, from the exons ATGCAAAATTCGAAGCCTGATTCATCGACTCCAACTGCA ATAAAAGCCCCTCTTCGTTCGGCTTCTAAAATTTCGTTGCTTTCAAAGAAAAATGTAGCTGTCAGAAGCCCAAGAGACTCATCGTCATTAGGGAGAGGTGCGATAGATTGCACCTCAAGCACTAGTGTGTGTTCCCGTCGAACCGATCTCCACTCTGAGGACTCGACTGCCAAGCTAAAGAATAAGTTTACTCAGCCTCGGACGAATAAGATAACTGAATTGCGCCTCAAACGAttgcaaaatgcaatgaaTAATG ATGGTCAACCTCCTGTAGCCTCGCCAAGAGCTAAAAGGAAGGAGACGAACCCAATTACACCAGCTCCAACAACTCTTCCAGACCCTGAGGTGGGTGACAGTCCAACACCAAAGCCTCCATTACCAACAAATGCGGCGCCGAGCACCCCTGCATCCTCTCCACCAACTCCTCAACTGGAGTCCATGGTAAATAAACTTGCTGACCTGCAATCGGAATTTCTGCAGCAGGTCAAGAACCTTAAGGAAGAGAGCCAGCCCATTTCGTTCAAGTTTGTCACGATGGTTAGAAACGAGCAATGCCAATTGGTTTTCAATAAAGATGATCTTCTGTCTTTACCCAAAAATATAC CTGCTGAATCGGTGGGCGATTTAAAGTCGTTTTGTCGAAAATCCTTTGAAGACACCATGCAGTCGATGTTTGAGGATCTTCATAAAGATATGACTGGAAGTGCAGCGAATCTTGAGCAATTGCGAAACAAGATACAGAAGAATTTG CAAAGTAAAGTGGAGTTGATCAATGCCGAGCTGAGTAAATTATGTTGTGCTAAAGACAAGGCGGATGCCTCGTCAATTTTGCAATCAAATGAGAATGATATCTTCAAGATAGAAAAGCTGAAGGTCATTGTATCTAAGTTGGAGTCTGATTTACGAGATGTCCGTAGAAATCGGGATGAATTGAAAAAATCTTTGGATGTTATACAGAAAAAGAACAAAGAATTAGCCATAGAATTGGCTGATCAAAACTTCAAGGGAATTGAGAAAAGTGTTGAAATCGAAGATTTGCGCAAAGAAATGAAACAATTGATGAACAC GAACAATATTATGCAGCAGCGATTGAAAGACAATGAAACAACTTTAGAACAGTCGAAGGAAATAAATTCAAGTCAAATTGCTGATCTGAAAAAGCAGTTAGATAATGCACTGACAGCTAAGACAACTTTAGATCAGTCAAATGAGCTGACTTGCAGACAAATTGAACTGAAAAAGCAATGGAATAATGCACTGGCAGCTAAGCAAACTGTTGAAACGCGCTTAGAGGAGTTGACCAAGAACCTTGCTGTAAAAGATCAGAAACTATCTGAGATGCAGAAGCAGCTGGTTGAGCTTGAACAGTATAAAGATTGGCAGAGTGTTCAAAGTGATCAGTCTTCAAATCACGAAGCGGATTTGGCGCAAATAAA CGAGCTGAAGTCCAAGTTGGTCGTCGCTCAGCATCAATTGTCAACCCAGACAAAAGATGAGCACACTCTGAGGGCACAACTAACtcagaaacagaagcagctGGGTGAAATGGAACTGAAGGTGACACAGCTAGAGGAATCAGTTGTACACCATCGAAAGATGAATGACGTGCGTCGTGAGCGAATCGTGCACCTGGATCAAGAGATTAAGCAACGTGAGAAGGAACATATTCGTAAACTCGACGAGATAATGGCTCAGTCCAATGAGAAGAGCACGATCATAGCTCAG ATTAACAATGAGTTGAGCGCAACAAACGAGCAGTTCCAGAATCTGTGCTCCACTCTGGGCACCAAGCAGATGAAGCTGCACCGGCAGGAGCATGTCATCAAGTTGCTGGAGGAGAGCAACGAACGTAGTGTGCGGCTCCATACCAAGCTGGGTGAGAAGAATGCTCTTCTCAAGGATGAACTTGAACACCTCAGACGTACTGT AAATAACCTAATGTTAGGCAGTGATGCCACCGATGCGGACgctaaaaacaaataa
- the LOC132792212 gene encoding uncharacterized protein LOC132792212 isoform X3 encodes MQNSKPDSSTPTAIKAPLRSASKISLLSKKNVAVRSPRDSSSLGRGAIDCTSSTSVCSRRTDLHSEDSTAKLKNKFTQPRTNKITELRLKRLQNAMNNDGQPPVASPRAKRKETNPITPAPTTLPDPEVGDSPTPKPPLPTNAAPSTPASSPPTPQLESMVNKLADLQSEFLQQVKNLKEESQPISFKFVTMVRNEQCQLVFNKDDLLSLPKNIPAESVGDLKSFCRKSFEDTMQSMFEDLHKDMTGSAANLEQLRNKIQKNLQSKVELINAELSKLCCAKDKADASSILQSNENDIFKIEKLKVIVSKLESDLRDVRRNRDELKKSLDVIQKKNKELAIELADQNFKGIEKSVEIEDLRKEMKQLMNTNNIMQQRLKDNETTLEQSKEINSSQIADLKKQLDNALTAKTTLDQSNELTCRQIELKKQWNNALAAKQTVETRLEELTKNLAVKDQKLSEMQKQLVELEQYKDWQSVQSDQSSNHEADLAQINELKSKLVVAQHQLSTQTKDEHTLRAQLTQKQKQLGEMELKVTQLEESVVHHRKMNDVRRERIVHLDQEIKQREKEHIRKLDEIMAQSNEKSTIIAQINNELSATNEQFQNLCSTLGTKQMKLHRQEHVIKLLEESNERSVRLHTKLGEKNALLKDELEHLRRTVLPQQK; translated from the exons ATGCAAAATTCGAAGCCTGATTCATCGACTCCAACTGCA ATAAAAGCCCCTCTTCGTTCGGCTTCTAAAATTTCGTTGCTTTCAAAGAAAAATGTAGCTGTCAGAAGCCCAAGAGACTCATCGTCATTAGGGAGAGGTGCGATAGATTGCACCTCAAGCACTAGTGTGTGTTCCCGTCGAACCGATCTCCACTCTGAGGACTCGACTGCCAAGCTAAAGAATAAGTTTACTCAGCCTCGGACGAATAAGATAACTGAATTGCGCCTCAAACGAttgcaaaatgcaatgaaTAATG ATGGTCAACCTCCTGTAGCCTCGCCAAGAGCTAAAAGGAAGGAGACGAACCCAATTACACCAGCTCCAACAACTCTTCCAGACCCTGAGGTGGGTGACAGTCCAACACCAAAGCCTCCATTACCAACAAATGCGGCGCCGAGCACCCCTGCATCCTCTCCACCAACTCCTCAACTGGAGTCCATGGTAAATAAACTTGCTGACCTGCAATCGGAATTTCTGCAGCAGGTCAAGAACCTTAAGGAAGAGAGCCAGCCCATTTCGTTCAAGTTTGTCACGATGGTTAGAAACGAGCAATGCCAATTGGTTTTCAATAAAGATGATCTTCTGTCTTTACCCAAAAATATAC CTGCTGAATCGGTGGGCGATTTAAAGTCGTTTTGTCGAAAATCCTTTGAAGACACCATGCAGTCGATGTTTGAGGATCTTCATAAAGATATGACTGGAAGTGCAGCGAATCTTGAGCAATTGCGAAACAAGATACAGAAGAATTTG CAAAGTAAAGTGGAGTTGATCAATGCCGAGCTGAGTAAATTATGTTGTGCTAAAGACAAGGCGGATGCCTCGTCAATTTTGCAATCAAATGAGAATGATATCTTCAAGATAGAAAAGCTGAAGGTCATTGTATCTAAGTTGGAGTCTGATTTACGAGATGTCCGTAGAAATCGGGATGAATTGAAAAAATCTTTGGATGTTATACAGAAAAAGAACAAAGAATTAGCCATAGAATTGGCTGATCAAAACTTCAAGGGAATTGAGAAAAGTGTTGAAATCGAAGATTTGCGCAAAGAAATGAAACAATTGATGAACAC GAACAATATTATGCAGCAGCGATTGAAAGACAATGAAACAACTTTAGAACAGTCGAAGGAAATAAATTCAAGTCAAATTGCTGATCTGAAAAAGCAGTTAGATAATGCACTGACAGCTAAGACAACTTTAGATCAGTCAAATGAGCTGACTTGCAGACAAATTGAACTGAAAAAGCAATGGAATAATGCACTGGCAGCTAAGCAAACTGTTGAAACGCGCTTAGAGGAGTTGACCAAGAACCTTGCTGTAAAAGATCAGAAACTATCTGAGATGCAGAAGCAGCTGGTTGAGCTTGAACAGTATAAAGATTGGCAGAGTGTTCAAAGTGATCAGTCTTCAAATCACGAAGCGGATTTGGCGCAAATAAA CGAGCTGAAGTCCAAGTTGGTCGTCGCTCAGCATCAATTGTCAACCCAGACAAAAGATGAGCACACTCTGAGGGCACAACTAACtcagaaacagaagcagctGGGTGAAATGGAACTGAAGGTGACACAGCTAGAGGAATCAGTTGTACACCATCGAAAGATGAATGACGTGCGTCGTGAGCGAATCGTGCACCTGGATCAAGAGATTAAGCAACGTGAGAAGGAACATATTCGTAAACTCGACGAGATAATGGCTCAGTCCAATGAGAAGAGCACGATCATAGCTCAG ATTAACAATGAGTTGAGCGCAACAAACGAGCAGTTCCAGAATCTGTGCTCCACTCTGGGCACCAAGCAGATGAAGCTGCACCGGCAGGAGCATGTCATCAAGTTGCTGGAGGAGAGCAACGAACGTAGTGTGCGGCTCCATACCAAGCTGGGTGAGAAGAATGCTCTTCTCAAGGATGAACTTGAACACCTCAGACGTACTGT ATTGCCGCAACAAAAATAG
- the LOC132792212 gene encoding uncharacterized protein LOC132792212 isoform X1 translates to MQNSKPDSSTPTAIKAPLRSASKISLLSKKNVAVRSPRDSSSLGRGAIDCTSSTSVCSRRTDLHSEDSTAKLKNKFTQPRTNKITELRLKRLQNAMNNDGQPPVASPRAKRKETNPITPAPTTLPDPEVGDSPTPKPPLPTNAAPSTPASSPPTPQLESMVNKLADLQSEFLQQVKNLKEESQPISFKFVTMVRNEQCQLVFNKDDLLSLPKNIPAESVGDLKSFCRKSFEDTMQSMFEDLHKDMTGSAANLEQLRNKIQKNLQSKVELINAELSKLCCAKDKADASSILQSNENDIFKIEKLKVIVSKLESDLRDVRRNRDELKKSLDVIQKKNKELAIELADQNFKGIEKSVEIEDLRKEMKQLMNTNNIMQQRLKDNETTLEQSKEINSSQIADLKKQLDNALTAKTTLDQSNELTCRQIELKKQWNNALAAKQTVETRLEELTKNLAVKDQKLSEMQKQLVELEQYKDWQSVQSDQSSNHEADLAQINELKSKLVVAQHQLSTQTKDEHTLRAQLTQKQKQLGEMELKVTQLEESVVHHRKMNDVRRERIVHLDQEIKQREKEHIRKLDEIMAQSNEKSTIIAQINNELSATNEQFQNLCSTLGTKQMKLHRQEHVIKLLEESNERSVRLHTKLGEKNALLKDELEHLRRTVSLYVKILIGNNGNNIFEPISPQEHRE, encoded by the exons ATGCAAAATTCGAAGCCTGATTCATCGACTCCAACTGCA ATAAAAGCCCCTCTTCGTTCGGCTTCTAAAATTTCGTTGCTTTCAAAGAAAAATGTAGCTGTCAGAAGCCCAAGAGACTCATCGTCATTAGGGAGAGGTGCGATAGATTGCACCTCAAGCACTAGTGTGTGTTCCCGTCGAACCGATCTCCACTCTGAGGACTCGACTGCCAAGCTAAAGAATAAGTTTACTCAGCCTCGGACGAATAAGATAACTGAATTGCGCCTCAAACGAttgcaaaatgcaatgaaTAATG ATGGTCAACCTCCTGTAGCCTCGCCAAGAGCTAAAAGGAAGGAGACGAACCCAATTACACCAGCTCCAACAACTCTTCCAGACCCTGAGGTGGGTGACAGTCCAACACCAAAGCCTCCATTACCAACAAATGCGGCGCCGAGCACCCCTGCATCCTCTCCACCAACTCCTCAACTGGAGTCCATGGTAAATAAACTTGCTGACCTGCAATCGGAATTTCTGCAGCAGGTCAAGAACCTTAAGGAAGAGAGCCAGCCCATTTCGTTCAAGTTTGTCACGATGGTTAGAAACGAGCAATGCCAATTGGTTTTCAATAAAGATGATCTTCTGTCTTTACCCAAAAATATAC CTGCTGAATCGGTGGGCGATTTAAAGTCGTTTTGTCGAAAATCCTTTGAAGACACCATGCAGTCGATGTTTGAGGATCTTCATAAAGATATGACTGGAAGTGCAGCGAATCTTGAGCAATTGCGAAACAAGATACAGAAGAATTTG CAAAGTAAAGTGGAGTTGATCAATGCCGAGCTGAGTAAATTATGTTGTGCTAAAGACAAGGCGGATGCCTCGTCAATTTTGCAATCAAATGAGAATGATATCTTCAAGATAGAAAAGCTGAAGGTCATTGTATCTAAGTTGGAGTCTGATTTACGAGATGTCCGTAGAAATCGGGATGAATTGAAAAAATCTTTGGATGTTATACAGAAAAAGAACAAAGAATTAGCCATAGAATTGGCTGATCAAAACTTCAAGGGAATTGAGAAAAGTGTTGAAATCGAAGATTTGCGCAAAGAAATGAAACAATTGATGAACAC GAACAATATTATGCAGCAGCGATTGAAAGACAATGAAACAACTTTAGAACAGTCGAAGGAAATAAATTCAAGTCAAATTGCTGATCTGAAAAAGCAGTTAGATAATGCACTGACAGCTAAGACAACTTTAGATCAGTCAAATGAGCTGACTTGCAGACAAATTGAACTGAAAAAGCAATGGAATAATGCACTGGCAGCTAAGCAAACTGTTGAAACGCGCTTAGAGGAGTTGACCAAGAACCTTGCTGTAAAAGATCAGAAACTATCTGAGATGCAGAAGCAGCTGGTTGAGCTTGAACAGTATAAAGATTGGCAGAGTGTTCAAAGTGATCAGTCTTCAAATCACGAAGCGGATTTGGCGCAAATAAA CGAGCTGAAGTCCAAGTTGGTCGTCGCTCAGCATCAATTGTCAACCCAGACAAAAGATGAGCACACTCTGAGGGCACAACTAACtcagaaacagaagcagctGGGTGAAATGGAACTGAAGGTGACACAGCTAGAGGAATCAGTTGTACACCATCGAAAGATGAATGACGTGCGTCGTGAGCGAATCGTGCACCTGGATCAAGAGATTAAGCAACGTGAGAAGGAACATATTCGTAAACTCGACGAGATAATGGCTCAGTCCAATGAGAAGAGCACGATCATAGCTCAG ATTAACAATGAGTTGAGCGCAACAAACGAGCAGTTCCAGAATCTGTGCTCCACTCTGGGCACCAAGCAGATGAAGCTGCACCGGCAGGAGCATGTCATCAAGTTGCTGGAGGAGAGCAACGAACGTAGTGTGCGGCTCCATACCAAGCTGGGTGAGAAGAATGCTCTTCTCAAGGATGAACTTGAACACCTCAGACGTACTGT AAGTCTTTATGTCAAAATTCTGATTGGAAACAATggaaacaatatttttgagCCGATTTCACCTCAAGAACACAGAGAATAA
- the LOC132791558 gene encoding spondin-1: MNVYLITLLAFACNLFVVEGCNRVPLGATAAKSPVDDNFALNIANNAQSYVPGQKYNVSLNAYSGLSFVSFMLAVELENEDAEDDSNGMGTFEIVDLSETRFSPRCPNVVENTNTNLKTHAEVVWVAPSMPGQGCVLLRATVMQHRDVWFMDDGLLTKRMCEEEVDDINTQPSIVDPCCACDEAKYELTFEGKWSRHTHPKDFPANSWRTRFSDIIGASHTIDYRFWQYGELASEGLREVAEHGSTRTLESELKDQSEHIRTIIKARGIAFPNVTGKTFAVFRVDSNHHLISLVSMVDPSPDWIVGVSGLELCLPNCSWVENKVHNLYPWDAGTDSGPSYMSADQPQVPPDVVRRIKSNFPNDPRSPFYDQNGAEMKPLATLHINRRRLYEKNCDTADSEQLPSECATTAWSRWDECSSKCGPGKQYRTREFKNPTQAMRQRCNNALREEKNCNGRKCTAFNEEVPEGTQPEAEFQGGDPECGLSEFSEWSSCTVTCGTGEMIRTRHYLNRRAKKKCQKASKVRLQETKVCEASECGGEITNEGGAEAEPEEAQPDGGDEQSGSAEKRSLFRNFKSYSQHSEDYIPPVCGVSPWSDFSPCLGPCGGAGKRQRLRKVWNNNEVYGVKDPNDDGTDPCRHIKLIEEVNCTNPNCDTIVPHFCYESLVDSHCRDSDVANYWYYDHVSDQCAIYWSDRCDRNQNKFKSKEECDETCRLPRHKQELQYERLSSEQPQRVDCLVSEWIVHSCNATCGDGLQLKTRRVLRTPKYGGKPCPKHLVRWDRCYQRCDDMYSVSGSYGERRHVPAKLQPLEARDECRYSEWSAWTPCTASCGDNSVRQRTRTLLNTDLSYKCKDRVRIEKCLMMPCQLENNDDTDKW; encoded by the exons ATGAATGTATACCTCATCACTTTGCTGGCATTCgcatgcaatttatttgttgtcgAGGGCTGCAATCGTGTGCCACTTGGCGCCACCGCAGCCAAGTCTCCGGTTGATGATAACTTTGCATTAAACATTGCAAACAACGCACAGAGTTATGTGCCCGGTCAGAAATACAATG TATCGTTAAACGCGTATTCGGGTTTGTCGTTTGTAAGCTTCATGCTGGCGGTGGAGTTGGAGAATGAGGATGCCGAGGACGATTCGAATGGAATGGGTACCTTTGAGATTGTCGACTTGTCCGAGACGCGATTCAGCCCGCGTTGTCCCAATGTCGTCGAGAACACGAACACGAATCTAAAGACGCATGCGGAAGTCGTTTGGGTAGCACCATCGATGCCTGGACAGGGATGTGTGCTGCTGCGTGCCACAGTGATGCAGCATCGCGACGTGTGGTTCATGGACGACGGATTGCTCACCAAGCGGATGTGCGAGGAGGAGGTCGACGATATTAACACGCAGCCGAGCATTGTGGATCCCTGTTGTGCCTGCGATGAGGCCAAATACGAG CTCACCTTTGAGGGCAAGTGGTCACGTCACACGCATCCTAAGGATTTCCCGGCCAACAGCTGGCGCACACGCTTCAGCGACATCATCGGCGCCTCGCACACCATCGACTATCGCTTCTGGCAGTATGGTGAACTGGCCAGCGAGGGATTACGCGAGGTGGCCGAGCATGGCTCCACACGCACCCTGGAGAGTGAGCTGAAGGATCAAAGCGAGCACATAAGAACCATCATTAAGGCGCGTGGCATTGCCTTTCCAAATGTGACAGGCAAAACATTTGCAGTATTTCGCGTCGACTCGAATCATCATCTTATCTCTTTGGTATCCATGGTGGATCCCTCTCCCGATTGGATTGTAGGCGTCTCTGGACTGGAACTGTGTCTGCCTAACTGCTCTTGGGTGGAGAACAAGGTGCACAATCTGTATCCTTGGGATGCAGGCACTGATAGTGGTCCATCCTACATG TCCGCCGACCAGCCTCAAGTGCCACCAGATGTCGTTCGACGCATCAAGTCAAATTTTCCCAATGATCCACGTTCGCCCTTCTATGATCAGAATGGCGCAGAAATGAAGCCCCTGGCAACATTGCACATCAACAGGCGTCGTCTTTATGAGAAGAACTGCGATACAGCCGATT CTGAACAACTGCCTTCGGAGTGCGCCACTACAGCATGGAGTCGTTGGGATGAGTGCAGCTCTAAGTGTGGACCAGGCAAACAATATAGAACACGCGAGTTCAAGAATCCCACGCAAGCAATG CGCCAAAGATGCAATAACGCGCTTCGAGAGGAGAAGAATTGTAATGGACGCAAATGTACAGCGTTCAATGAGGAGGTTCCGGAAGGAACACAGCCCGAAGCGGAATTTCAAGGCGGTGATCCCGAGTGCGGTCTGTCGGAATTTAGCGAGTGGTCTTCGTGCACCGTCACCTGTGGCACTGGAGAGATGATTCGCACTCGCCACTATCTCAATCGACGGGCGAAGAAGAAGTGCCAGAAAGCGAGCAAGGTGCGACTCCAGGAGACAAAGGTGTGTGAGGCCAGTGAATGTGGTGGCGAGATTACCAACGAAGGTGGCGCCGAGGCTGAGCCAGAGGAGGCGCAACCCGACGGCGGTGATGAACAGTCCGGCTCCGCTGAGAAGCGTTCGCTATTTCGCAACTTTAAAAGCTACAGTCAGCACAGCGAGGATTACATACCGCCCGTTTGTGGTGTCTCTCCGTGGTCGGATTTCTCGCCTTGCCTGGGACCATGTGGAGGGGCTGGGAAGCGGCAACGCTTGCGTAAGGTGTGGAACAACAATGAGGTATATGGCGTGAAGGACCCCAACGATGATGGCACTGATCCCTGTCGCCACATCAAGCTAATCGAAGAGGTCAACTGCACGAACCCCAACTGCGACACAATTGTGCCCCACTTCTGTTACGAGTCACTCGTGGATAGCCACTGTCGGGACAGTGATGTGGCCAACTATTGGTACTACGATCATGTGAGCGATCAGTGCGCCATTTACTGGTCAGATCGTTGCGATCGCAACCAGAACAAGTTCAAGTCCAAGGAGGAGTGCGATGAAACTTGTCGTCTGCCCCGGCACAAGCAGGAACTGCAGTACGAACGCCTCAGCTCGGAGCAACCACAGCGTGTGGACTGTCTCGTCTCCGAGTGGATTGTGCACAGCTGCAATGCCACCTGTGGCGATGGACTTCAGCTGAAGACACGACGGGTGCTGCGCACTCCCAAATACGGGGGCAAACCGTGTCCTAAGCATCTGGTGCGTTGGGATCGGTGCTATCAGCGTTGCGATGACATGTACTCGGTGAGCGGCTCCTACGGCGAACGGCGACATGTGCCGGCCAAGCTGCAACCGCTCGAGGCACGTGACGAGTGTCGCTACTCCGAGTGGTCCGCATGGACGCCGTGCACCGCCAGCTGTGGCGATAACTCGGTGCGTCAACGAACTCGCACGCTGCTCAACACGGATCTCAGCTACAAGTGCAAGGATCGAGTGCGCATCGAGAAGTGTCTTATGATGCCTTGCCAGCTGGAAAACAATGACGACACCGATAAATGGTGA